In Phaseolus vulgaris cultivar G19833 chromosome 10, P. vulgaris v2.0, whole genome shotgun sequence, a single genomic region encodes these proteins:
- the LOC137818108 gene encoding disease resistance protein RPV1-like isoform X2 codes for MFCLFITKLSHLMYVFRRVILEKPSKQLHTKHFQQNNWSMPYPGGATHSPKLQISLDVMRAITVLSATKFPVGLQSHVEDLIRTIKNKSTKVCTIAIYGKEGSGKTTLAKAIYYQLHDTFTEKSFIEEIGQVSGIRENLGLLEQLLSDVLKSKVEIHSFEMGRTMIRERLPGKRVLIVLDDVPELNRQLLWECRHKLGGGSVIIITTRSEILLRIYKADSIFHVESMNAKESLELLSWHAFREKKPKQEYHLLAESVVWYCGGLPLALEVIGSYLYERTKEEWNSVLLRLDNIPQHDLQRKLKISFDRLRNQMEKDLFLDVCCSFVGKSRTYVTKILNGCGIDADSGIRVLIKHSLIQINKNNKLIMHSLLREMGREIIYQISGEEPEKNSKLWFDKDARYSLSENTLFSSKGTKVIQSLPIGIDFFGRYPLQVRESSRLLEVAGDSEYHFKNLRWISLGGFSTEYLPNHFCLHDAIAIDVKHSLLRFLWKEPQVLTLLKVLDLSHSKYLIETPDFSGLPSLEQLILKDCPRLCQVHQSIECLCYLTLLNLQDCTNLSNLPRKIYKLKSLNTLILSGCSKIDLMEKDIVGLKSLITIMAENTVTKQLPFTIVSPKSIGYIFLRGCEELSHNLFPSIIRSRMWPTMNPLSYIHLFMDMEDNSWDEIAAFLRSLANLRSVLVECDVEFHLSEQVKSIVVEYGGNITESDISKNHLKSFLTGIGRYKEFFNTLSDSIPKVFASSESCDVSLPGDNLPYWLAHMGDGHSVYFTVPQDRVVKGMALCVVYLSTFEIIEPELITVLIVNYTKCTCQIHNHGTVISFNNEDWPDIMSNLGSGDKVEIFVSFGHDLMVKNTTVYLICSEANDLEKEPVPKKNLSLNS; via the exons CAGAAGGGTGATTTTGGAAAAGCCTTCAAAGCAACTGCACACCAAACATTTTCAGCAGAACAACTGGAGCATGCCATATCCAGGTGGAGCCACGCACTCACCAAAGCTGCAAATTTCTTTGGATGTGATGAGAGCAATTACAG TATTGTCTGCTACTAAATTTCCAGTTGGATTACAATCGCACGTAGAGGATCTGATTCGAACTATCAAAAATAAATCCACAAAAGTTTGTACGATAGCGATATATGGAAAGGAAGGATCTGGTAAAACAACCCTTGCTAAAGCAATCTACTATCAACTTCATGATACATTCACGGAGAAAAGTTTCATTGAAGAGATTGGACAAGTTAGCGGAataagagagaatcttggtttACTAGAACAACTCCTTTCAGATGTCCTAAAATCAAAGGTAGAGATACATAGCTTTGAGATGGGAAGAACTATGATTCGGGAAAGACTTCCTGGAAAAAGAGTGCTCATTGTACTTGACGATGTGCCTGAGCTTAATAGACAATTACTATGGGAATGCCGTCATAAGTTAGGAGGAGGAAGTGTAATAATCATTACAACAAGATCTGAAATCTTACTGAGGATATATAAAGCTGATTCTATTTTTCATGTAGAGTCAATGAACGCCAAGGAGTCCCTTGAGCTTCTTAGTTGGCACgcatttagagaaaaaaaaccaAAACAAGAATACCATCTCCTTGCAGAAAGTGTAGTTTGGTATTGTGGAGGACTACCTCTAGCTCTTGAAGTCATTGGAAGTTATTTATATGAAAGGACCAAAGAAGAATGGAATTCAGTATTGTTAAGATTAGACAATATTCCCCAGCACGATCTTCAAAGgaaattgaaaataagtttCGACCGTTTACGCAATCAAATGGAAAAAGATTTATTTCTTGATGTATGTTGTTCCTTTGTTGGTAAGAGCAGAACCTATGTTACGAAGATTCTAAATGGCTGTGGAATAGACGCTGATAGTGGAATAAGAGTTCTCATAAAGCATAGTCTCATACAAATTAataagaacaacaaattaataatGCATTCGTTGCTACGAGAAATGGGaagagaaattatttatcaaatttcaGGAGAAGAACCTGAGAAGAACAGTAAACTGTGGTTTGATAAGGATGCAAGATATTCACTGTCAGAGAATACG CTCTTTTCATCTAAGGGCACAAAAGTCATTCAGAGTTTGCCTATCGGAATAGATTTCTTTGGACGCTATCCTTTACAGGTAAGAGAGTCATCAAGACTGCTGGAAGTCGCTGGAGATTCTGAGTACCATTTTAAGAATCTGAGATGGATTAGTTTGGGAGGGTTTTCTACAGAATACCTACCTAACCACTTTTGTCTGCATGATGCAATAGCCATTGATGTAAAACACAGTCTTCTTCGATTCCTTTGGAAAGAACCTCAG GTTTTGACGCTGCTAAAAGTCCTTGATCTCAGTCACTCAAAGTATTTGATAGAAACCCCTGATTTTTCCGGACTCCCAAGTCTTGAACAGCTCATTCTCAAAGATTGTCCAAGATTGTGCCAAGTACACCAATCTATTGAATGTCTCTGCTATCTTACATTGCTAAATTTGCAGGACTGTACAAATCTAAGCAATCTCCCCAGAAAGATATATAAGTTGAAATCCTTAAACACTCTGATTTTATCTGGTTGTTCGAAGATTGACTTAATGGAAAAAGATATAGTGGGATTGAAATCCTTGATAACTATAATGGCTGAAAATACAGTTACTAAACAATTGCCTTTTACAATTGTAAGCCCAAAAAGCATTGGATATATATTCCTACGTGGATGTGAGGAATTGTCACATAATCTTTTTCCTTCTATCATTCGGTCTCGGATGTGGCCAACAATGAATCCCCTATCTTATATTCATCTCTTCATGGATATGGAGGATAATAGTTGGGATGAAATTGCAGCATTTCTTAGAAGCCTTGCCAATCTCCGAAGTGTTCTGGTGGAATGTGACGTCGAGTTTCATCTATCTGAACAAGTAAAAAGTATAGTGGTCGAATATGGTGGAAATATTACAGAATCAGATATTTCAAAGAATCACCTCAAGTCTTTTCTGACTGGCATTGGAAGATACAAAGAATTCTTCAATACTCTAAGCGATAGCATACCTAAG GTATTTGCAAGCAGTGAGTCATGTGATGTTTCTCTCCCAGGTGACAATCTTCCTTATTGGTTGGCCCATATGGGTGATGGACATTCTGTTTATTTCACTGTGCCTCAAGATCGTGTCGTGAAGGGAATGGCTTTGTGTGTAGTTTATTTATCAACCTTCGAAATCATTGAACCTGAACTTATTACTGTCTTAATTGTTAATTACACGAAGTGCACATGTCAGATACACAACCATGGCACAGTAATTTCCTTCAATAATGAAGATTGGCCTGACATAATGTCAAATTTAGGATCAGGAGACAAGGTGGAGATTTTTGTGAGTTTTGGTCACGATTTGATGGTTAAGAACACAACTGTCTATCTGATATGTAGTGAAGCAAATGACTTAGAAAAGGAGCCTGTACCAAAGAAAAATCTCTCCTTAAATTCATAA